CAGCGCGGGCGTCTCCCGCCCGGGGTAGGTGAGGCCGACCTTGTCCAGGCGCACCCGCGGTGCGGGCCGGCCGTCGCCGCACGGCAGCAGCGGCACGGCCGCGCCGCCCGGCTCCGCAGCGGGCTCCCGCCGCGCGGACGGACCCCGGTCCAGTGTGTCGAAGGTCTGCTCCGCCGCCGCCACCCCCTCCATGCTCGCGTGGAACCGCGCGCCGACCTCGCGCAGCGGCAGGTAGGCCTCGGGGGCGAGGATCAGCACCAGCAGCGCGGTCTCGAAGTCCAGCCGCCCGTACATCAGCCGCAGCCCGATCTCCACCGCGACCAGCGCGACCGCGAGCGTGGACAGCAGTTCCAGCACGAACGCCGAGAGGAACGCCACCCGCAGCGTCGACATGGTGGCGCGCCGGTGCTCGTCGGTGATGCGCCGGATGATCGCCGCCTGCGCCTTGGCCCTGCGGAAGATCGCGAGCGTGGGCAGTCCTTCGACGACGTCGAGGAAGTGCCCGCCCAGGCGGTTCAGCAGCAGCCACCGCCGCTGCGTGCGTGCCTGGGTGTGCCAGCCGACCAGGGCCATGAAGACCGGGATCAGCGGCAGCGTCACCGCGATGACGAGGGCCGAGATCCAGTCGGCCCCGGCGACGACGACGAGGACGGCCACGGGGACGAGCACCGCCAGCACCAGTTGCGGGAGATACCGGGCGAAGTAGTCGTCCAGCGCATCAAGGCCGCGAGTGGCGAGCGTGACCAGCTCACCGGCGCGGGGAGTGTCCGCCTCCTGCTTGTCGCCGAACTCGGGGGCGCCGGGGGCGCCCTGCCCGGACAGCCAGACCGCTCCCTGCTCCCCGCCCGTCACGTGCGCGACCAGCCTGCGGCGAAGCTGGGACTTCGCGTGCGCCGCCGACCGCAGGGCGGCCGTCTCGGCGCCGTAGGACAGCGCCGCCCGGGCGACCGCGACCCCGGCCACGGCCGCGATCGCCCAGGAGAGCTCATCGAGCCCCGCGCCCGTACCGGCCCCGGCGATGGTGTGGGCCAGC
This sequence is a window from Spinactinospora alkalitolerans. Protein-coding genes within it:
- the cydD gene encoding thiol reductant ABC exporter subunit CydD, producing MKPLDPRLVRTTRAVRVHLAVTAVCGAAVTCLVLAQAWLLAHTIAGAGTGAGLDELSWAIAAVAGVAVARAALSYGAETAALRSAAHAKSQLRRRLVAHVTGGEQGAVWLSGQGAPGAPEFGDKQEADTPRAGELVTLATRGLDALDDYFARYLPQLVLAVLVPVAVLVVVAGADWISALVIAVTLPLIPVFMALVGWHTQARTQRRWLLLNRLGGHFLDVVEGLPTLAIFRRAKAQAAIIRRITDEHRRATMSTLRVAFLSAFVLELLSTLAVALVAVEIGLRLMYGRLDFETALLVLILAPEAYLPLREVGARFHASMEGVAAAEQTFDTLDRGPSARREPAAEPGGAAVPLLPCGDGRPAPRVRLDKVGLTYPGRETPALRDVDLTVEPGRTILLTGPSGSGKSSLLSLLLRFAEPTSGTIWVERPSPRTGGAGGGPGDPGRVRLEQVPADAWRRMIAWVPQHPYLFDDTVIGNIRLGAPEASVAEVRRAAELAEAHDFICALPEGYGTRLGERSTRLSAGQRQRIALARAFLRDAPIVLLDEPTAHLDPDNAAAVRTAVTRLLQDRTGVIVAHDTGWSDTVDDTVRVRGGRIGEISEGAPS